In Acidimicrobiales bacterium, a genomic segment contains:
- a CDS encoding mechanosensitive ion channel family protein — MIFAATTPLISGQNDTGYIHDLLRQYGASEFLARTVQFIVVRPLEIILILVVAWLASRLGARVAKRMLRSLSTRTRLESLSPRASLRVETIGALVASLWRVVVWVIAGLTILGVLGINLTPILAGATVIGAALGFGAQSLVRDFLSGFFIIAEDQYGVGDAIAVGDTKGTVEEVSLRVTRLRSVDGTVWYLPNGEIRRVGNTSIQWARALVDIVVPYGTDVDRATEVIADEGAAVASDPAWSSMCLGPPEVWGVDSMDHESITIRLVVRTTTSQKDTIARVMRGRISARLQREGVVHVPDG; from the coding sequence GTGATCTTCGCTGCAACCACACCCCTGATCAGCGGTCAGAACGACACGGGCTACATCCATGACCTCCTCCGCCAATACGGAGCCAGCGAGTTCCTGGCCCGCACCGTCCAGTTCATCGTCGTCCGCCCCCTCGAGATCATCCTCATCCTCGTCGTCGCCTGGCTGGCGTCCCGGCTCGGCGCCAGGGTCGCGAAGCGAATGCTGCGCTCGCTCAGCACCCGCACCCGACTCGAGTCGCTCTCGCCTCGGGCCTCGCTCCGGGTCGAGACGATCGGTGCCCTGGTCGCCAGCCTCTGGCGTGTCGTGGTCTGGGTCATCGCCGGCCTCACCATCCTCGGTGTGCTCGGGATCAATCTCACGCCCATCCTCGCCGGGGCTACCGTCATCGGCGCCGCCCTGGGGTTCGGCGCCCAGAGCCTGGTGCGCGACTTCCTCTCCGGCTTCTTCATCATCGCCGAGGACCAGTACGGCGTTGGTGATGCCATCGCCGTGGGTGACACCAAGGGGACGGTCGAGGAGGTCAGTCTTCGGGTCACACGGCTTCGGTCGGTCGATGGCACCGTCTGGTATCTGCCCAACGGCGAGATCCGACGGGTCGGCAACACGTCGATCCAATGGGCCCGCGCCCTGGTCGACATCGTCGTGCCCTACGGGACCGACGTCGATCGGGCCACCGAGGTGATCGCCGACGAAGGAGCCGCGGTGGCGTCGGACCCGGCGTGGTCGTCGATGTGCCTGGGCCCCCCCGAGGTCTGGGGTGTCGACTCGATGGACCATGAGTCGATCACCATCCGGCTCGTGGTGCGGACCACGACCTCACAGAAGGACACCATCGCCCGGGTCATGCGGGGTCGCATCAGCGCCCGCCTGCAGCGCGAAGGCGTCGTCCACGTTCCCGACGGCTAG
- the rodA gene encoding rod shape-determining protein RodA, whose protein sequence is MALRVLDQPTRARSRTSMFQHVDVVLAFATLAVAAMGVVMVYSATRGKLELAGADPRFYLKKQLLYAIIGLAVMVVVMLIDYHQFEILGVFAYGAVLLGLLAVLSPLGSSARGSQRWFQVGSFQLQPSAFASLALILAIASYLRRRQGAIMLRHVVVLLLMAGIPIFLVYKQPDLGTAMVMAASLLVMMVVAGVKGRYLAALGLLAVLGIVAVAQLGVLKQYQVDRLTSFVHQTPAGQTTPAAQGSASSNNQSQQSTYNLAQSKIAIGSGGTTGKGLFNGSQTNLNYVPEQQTDFIFTAVGEQLGFLGAASLLALFGIIIWRVLRAAQTARDTFGTLLCGGVLGLIGLSVFQNAGMTMGIMPITGIPLPFMSYGGSATIAFFAAIGIVLNVGMRRFR, encoded by the coding sequence GTGGCTCTACGCGTCCTGGACCAACCGACCCGGGCTCGGAGCCGCACGTCGATGTTCCAGCACGTCGATGTGGTGCTGGCGTTCGCCACGTTGGCCGTGGCGGCCATGGGCGTGGTGATGGTCTACTCGGCGACCCGAGGCAAGCTGGAGCTCGCCGGCGCCGACCCCCGCTTCTATCTGAAGAAGCAGCTGCTCTACGCCATCATCGGCTTGGCGGTCATGGTCGTCGTGATGTTGATCGACTACCACCAGTTCGAGATCCTGGGCGTTTTCGCCTACGGCGCCGTCCTGCTGGGTCTGCTGGCGGTGCTGAGCCCGCTCGGGAGCAGCGCCCGCGGGTCCCAGCGATGGTTCCAGGTGGGCTCGTTCCAGCTCCAGCCCTCGGCCTTCGCCTCCCTCGCCCTCATCCTGGCCATCGCCTCGTACCTGCGACGGCGCCAGGGCGCCATCATGCTCCGCCACGTCGTTGTCCTGCTGCTCATGGCGGGCATCCCGATCTTCCTGGTCTACAAGCAGCCGGACCTGGGGACCGCCATGGTCATGGCCGCGTCCCTGCTGGTCATGATGGTGGTGGCAGGCGTCAAGGGCCGCTATCTCGCCGCGCTCGGGTTGCTGGCCGTGCTCGGCATCGTCGCCGTCGCCCAGCTCGGCGTGCTGAAGCAGTACCAGGTCGATCGGCTCACCTCCTTCGTGCACCAGACGCCAGCCGGGCAGACGACGCCGGCTGCCCAGGGCAGCGCCAGCTCCAACAACCAGAGCCAGCAGTCCACCTACAACCTGGCCCAGTCCAAGATCGCCATCGGCTCGGGGGGCACCACCGGCAAGGGACTGTTCAACGGCTCCCAGACGAACCTCAACTACGTTCCCGAGCAGCAGACCGACTTCATCTTCACTGCGGTCGGCGAGCAGCTGGGCTTCCTCGGGGCCGCCTCCCTGCTGGCGCTGTTCGGGATCATCATCTGGCGGGTCCTGCGAGCTGCCCAGACGGCGCGGGACACATTCGGCACGCTGCTGTGCGGGGGAGTGCTCGGCCTCATCGGGCTCTCGGTGTTCCAGAATGCCGGCATGACGATGGGCATCATGCCCATCACCGGTATTCCGCTGCCTTTCATGAGCTATGGCGGGTCAGCGACCATCGCCTTCTTCGCCGCCATCGGGATCGTGCTCAACGTGGGCATGCGGCGATTCCGCTGA
- a CDS encoding bifunctional nuclease domain-containing protein, which produces MSGDGGAGPTPSLEGRADDSVAPSEARGEGHRARPPGEPDQAPATPGEATFGPAEGPGGPEGRADVPGQVSSEGHTSDGDTSEGHTGEGDTGEGHTDEGETDEGDTDEGAGEPEAMRQAAFMGVALELPSVHPSVVLREIDAPMRELRVTIAQPEGVAIAYAWRGIATPRPLTHDLLTTILQRFGLQVDAVRITGVDGPVFHAELALSGPSGSHMVQCRPSDALALALRQPLPVPIMVAEEVLVAAGRSPGA; this is translated from the coding sequence ATGTCGGGCGACGGGGGAGCCGGCCCCACCCCGTCCCTCGAGGGCCGGGCCGACGACTCTGTGGCTCCCTCCGAGGCCCGGGGCGAGGGCCACCGGGCCCGGCCTCCGGGAGAGCCAGACCAAGCCCCGGCAACGCCCGGCGAGGCCACGTTCGGGCCCGCCGAGGGCCCCGGCGGGCCGGAGGGCCGGGCCGACGTTCCCGGCCAGGTCTCCAGCGAGGGCCACACCAGCGACGGCGACACCAGCGAGGGCCACACCGGCGAGGGCGACACCGGCGAGGGCCACACCGACGAGGGCGAAACCGACGAGGGCGACACCGACGAGGGAGCGGGCGAGCCGGAGGCGATGCGCCAGGCGGCCTTCATGGGCGTCGCCCTGGAGCTGCCCAGCGTCCACCCCTCTGTCGTGCTGCGAGAGATCGACGCGCCAATGCGGGAGCTGCGGGTGACGATCGCGCAGCCCGAGGGCGTCGCCATCGCTTACGCCTGGCGGGGCATCGCCACGCCGCGACCGCTCACCCACGACCTGCTCACCACCATCCTCCAGCGCTTCGGCCTCCAGGTCGACGCGGTGCGGATCACCGGGGTGGACGGCCCGGTCTTCCACGCCGAGCTGGCCCTCTCCGGCCCGAGCGGATCGCACATGGTGCAGTGCCGACCGTCGGACGCGCTCGCCCTCGCGCTCCGCCAGCCGCTGCCGGTCCCGATCATGGTGGCCGAGGAGGTCCTGGTGGCGGCGGGCCGCTCTCCGGGCGCCTGA
- a CDS encoding FtsW/RodA/SpoVE family cell cycle protein, which produces MRPRRRAVTSRRRTELGLLILGGMFVGFAYVLASLGKTASIPANVGPFLGVIFGLALVAHIANRWMVPDATPVILPIAALLNGLGYVVIARLNFKLAGLQAVWTGLGVAVYVLTLVVVRHTRDLARYRYLVAFAGLALLLVPLAPKIGQNINGARLWVRLGPVTFQPVELAKIALIIFFASYFVEKRELLTLPTVRIGNRLFTDPRPFGPVVLAWGFSLLVMTAERDVGFSLLIFVLFISMLWMATGRMTYLVVGAILFVIGAFGASHLFGHVNDRIAVWLDPWKYANGIGYQVVQGQYALGSGGLAGSGLGLGHPGLIPVATSDFIFAAIGEETGLLGTVGIVMAFLLLVGASLRTALVAKSEFAKLLAAGIAAAIGFQAFFIMAGVVRLLPLTGVTLPFVAYGGSSLLANYVLIALLIRVSDENVQQAVPPDAERVAVAAG; this is translated from the coding sequence GTGAGACCGAGACGCCGAGCGGTCACGTCCAGGCGACGGACCGAACTGGGGTTGCTGATCCTCGGGGGCATGTTCGTCGGGTTCGCCTACGTGCTGGCCTCCCTGGGCAAGACCGCGTCCATACCCGCCAACGTGGGGCCCTTCCTCGGGGTCATCTTCGGGCTCGCCCTGGTCGCCCACATTGCCAACCGGTGGATGGTGCCCGACGCCACGCCGGTGATCCTTCCGATCGCGGCGCTCCTCAACGGGCTCGGCTACGTCGTCATCGCCCGCCTCAACTTCAAGCTGGCGGGCCTCCAGGCGGTGTGGACGGGCCTCGGGGTCGCCGTGTACGTGCTCACACTGGTCGTCGTGCGCCACACGCGCGACCTGGCCCGCTACCGGTACCTGGTGGCGTTCGCCGGGTTGGCCCTGCTGCTCGTGCCCCTGGCTCCCAAGATCGGCCAGAACATCAACGGCGCCCGGCTGTGGGTGCGGCTCGGGCCGGTGACCTTCCAGCCCGTCGAGCTGGCCAAGATCGCCCTCATCATCTTCTTCGCGTCCTACTTCGTGGAGAAGCGGGAGCTGCTCACGTTGCCGACCGTGCGCATTGGCAACCGGCTGTTCACCGATCCACGACCCTTCGGCCCGGTGGTCCTGGCGTGGGGCTTCTCCCTGCTCGTCATGACGGCCGAACGAGACGTGGGCTTCTCGCTGCTCATCTTCGTCCTCTTCATCTCGATGCTGTGGATGGCGACCGGGCGCATGACCTACCTCGTCGTGGGTGCGATCCTCTTCGTGATCGGCGCCTTCGGGGCCTCGCACCTCTTCGGCCACGTCAACGACCGCATCGCCGTGTGGCTCGACCCTTGGAAGTACGCAAACGGGATCGGCTACCAGGTGGTGCAGGGCCAGTACGCGCTCGGCTCCGGCGGCCTCGCCGGCTCGGGGCTGGGGCTGGGCCACCCCGGGCTCATCCCCGTCGCCACCAGCGACTTCATCTTCGCCGCCATCGGGGAGGAGACCGGCCTCCTCGGCACGGTCGGGATCGTCATGGCCTTCCTGCTGCTGGTCGGGGCGTCCCTGCGGACCGCCCTCGTGGCCAAGTCCGAGTTCGCCAAGCTGCTGGCCGCCGGCATCGCCGCGGCCATCGGCTTCCAGGCTTTCTTCATCATGGCAGGGGTGGTGCGGCTGCTCCCCCTCACGGGCGTGACCCTGCCGTTCGTCGCCTACGGGGGGTCCTCGCTCCTCGCCAACTACGTGCTCATCGCGCTTCTGATCCGGGTGTCGGACGAGAACGTCCAGCAGGCCGTGCCGCCCGACGCCGAGCGGGTGGCGGTGGCTGCTGGCTGA
- a CDS encoding crotonase/enoyl-CoA hydratase family protein — MGYEQIAYEVDDRILTITLDRPDHLNAFTVTMLHELLDAFDRADADDEVRAIVVTGRGRAFCAGADLSAGPTAFDNRGPSGRVGEAPPPRDGGGIVALRIFNSTKPVIAAINGPAVGVGLTMTLPMDVRLASERARMGFVFTRRGVVPEACSSWFLPRVVGISRALDWVLSGRVFPAGEAAVAGLVREVVPHEDLLPSARRVAAGISNDTSAVSVALARRMLWRMLCADHPMEAHRMDSRAMAEMGRSGDAHEGVAAFLEKRPAQFRMTVSADLPEVFPGWVEPPFE; from the coding sequence ATGGGATACGAGCAGATCGCCTACGAGGTCGATGACCGGATCCTGACCATCACATTGGACCGTCCCGACCACCTCAACGCCTTCACCGTGACGATGCTCCACGAGCTGCTGGATGCGTTCGACCGCGCCGATGCCGATGACGAGGTGCGCGCCATCGTCGTCACGGGCCGTGGCCGCGCCTTCTGCGCCGGTGCTGATCTGTCGGCCGGGCCGACGGCCTTCGACAACCGGGGGCCGAGCGGTCGCGTCGGCGAAGCGCCGCCTCCTCGCGACGGCGGTGGCATCGTCGCGTTGCGCATCTTCAACTCGACCAAGCCCGTCATCGCCGCCATCAACGGGCCGGCGGTGGGCGTGGGCCTCACGATGACGCTACCGATGGACGTGCGCCTGGCGTCCGAGCGGGCACGGATGGGCTTCGTGTTCACTCGGCGGGGAGTCGTGCCCGAGGCCTGCTCGAGCTGGTTCCTTCCCCGTGTGGTGGGCATCAGCAGGGCGCTCGACTGGGTCCTCAGCGGGCGGGTGTTCCCGGCCGGCGAGGCTGCGGTGGCCGGGCTCGTGCGCGAGGTGGTGCCCCACGAGGACCTGCTCCCGTCCGCCCGCCGCGTGGCCGCCGGCATCTCCAACGACACCTCGGCTGTGTCGGTGGCCTTGGCCAGGCGGATGCTGTGGCGGATGCTCTGCGCCGACCATCCGATGGAGGCCCACAGGATGGACTCCCGCGCCATGGCCGAGATGGGTCGATCTGGGGACGCGCACGAGGGGGTGGCCGCATTCCTCGAGAAGCGCCCAGCCCAATTTCGGATGACCGTCAGCGCCGACCTGCCCGAGGTCTTCCCGGGATGGGTCGAGCCGCCGTTCGAGTAA
- a CDS encoding RNA degradosome polyphosphate kinase, which translates to MAVNTGHILSGGHDEAAAGGTFDPRLPAVRYLNRELSELDFNARLLDLAERPDVPLLERVKFLAIFSERLDEFFQVRVAGLKDQVAAGLVAPSPDGRSPVEQLAAIRPKLEQMVARQSTIFVGEIAPALDEAGLHLSSWGALDDDDRKHLDEVFERLVFPVLTPLAVDPGHPFPYISNLSLNLAVMVSDPVTSDQRFARVKVPPLLPRFLVLPSGDRFVALEEVIAAHLDALFPDMEIGAHYPFRVTRNADLTLEEGEADDLLVAVEMELRRRRFGRAVRLEIDAAAGAEVAELLARELEIGPDDVYRVEGLLGLEGLWAVHALERPDLHDPAWAPMTQPRLATAGDEAVDLFAVIRERDVLVHHPYDSFATSVEAFIAQAADDPHVLAIKQTLYRTSGDSPIVHGLIRAAEQGKQVAALVELKARFDEQANIAWAKALEEAGVHVVYGLVGLKTHSKTALVVRQEDDGVVRRYCHVGTGNYNSKTARLYEDIGVLSADPGLGADLTDLFNFLTGYSRRSTYRRLILAPVAMRSRIIELIEAETAAGPEGRIVIKVNGLDDVAIIDALYAASAAGVPIDLVIRAICCLRPGVPGLSETIRVRSIVGRFLEHSRIFSFGGVGDRPEVMLIGSADLRRRNLDRRIEATIPVVDPEARSRLREVLELLLADDTQAWTLGPDGCWSRVPTEAGISTQRRLMEAARERAQRRREPDNLASRRRT; encoded by the coding sequence ATGGCGGTCAACACGGGCCACATCCTGTCAGGGGGGCACGACGAGGCGGCCGCCGGGGGGACTTTCGATCCTCGGCTGCCCGCCGTCCGCTACCTCAACCGCGAGCTGTCCGAGCTCGACTTCAACGCGCGTCTGCTGGACCTGGCCGAGAGGCCCGACGTGCCGCTGTTGGAGCGGGTCAAGTTCCTCGCCATCTTCAGCGAGCGGCTCGACGAGTTCTTCCAGGTGCGGGTGGCCGGCCTCAAGGACCAGGTGGCTGCGGGCCTGGTGGCGCCGTCTCCCGACGGTCGCAGCCCGGTGGAGCAGCTAGCTGCCATCCGTCCGAAGCTCGAGCAGATGGTCGCCCGCCAGAGCACCATCTTCGTCGGCGAGATCGCACCCGCGCTGGACGAGGCCGGGCTCCATCTGTCCAGTTGGGGCGCGCTGGATGACGACGACCGCAAGCATCTCGACGAGGTCTTCGAGCGGCTGGTCTTTCCGGTCCTCACCCCGCTGGCGGTCGACCCCGGGCACCCCTTCCCCTACATCTCGAACCTCTCGCTCAACCTGGCCGTGATGGTGAGCGACCCGGTCACGAGCGACCAGCGCTTCGCCCGGGTGAAGGTGCCGCCGCTCCTGCCCCGGTTCCTCGTCCTGCCGAGTGGAGATCGGTTCGTCGCCCTCGAGGAGGTGATCGCCGCCCACCTCGATGCGCTCTTCCCGGACATGGAGATCGGGGCCCACTACCCCTTCCGGGTGACCCGGAACGCGGATCTCACACTGGAGGAAGGCGAGGCCGACGACCTGCTTGTCGCGGTGGAGATGGAGCTTCGGCGACGACGCTTCGGGCGCGCCGTACGGCTCGAGATCGATGCCGCCGCCGGTGCCGAAGTCGCCGAGCTGCTGGCGCGGGAGCTCGAGATCGGCCCCGACGACGTGTACCGCGTCGAAGGACTGCTCGGGCTCGAGGGCCTGTGGGCCGTGCACGCCCTCGAGCGGCCCGATCTCCACGACCCGGCGTGGGCGCCAATGACCCAGCCCCGGCTGGCCACGGCGGGGGACGAGGCCGTGGACCTCTTCGCGGTGATCCGAGAGCGCGACGTTCTCGTCCACCACCCCTACGACTCGTTCGCCACCTCGGTCGAGGCCTTCATCGCCCAGGCCGCCGACGACCCGCACGTGCTCGCCATCAAGCAGACCCTGTACCGGACCTCGGGCGACAGCCCCATCGTCCACGGCCTCATCCGCGCGGCCGAGCAGGGCAAGCAGGTGGCGGCGCTGGTGGAGCTCAAAGCGCGTTTCGACGAGCAGGCCAACATCGCCTGGGCGAAGGCGCTGGAAGAGGCGGGCGTCCACGTCGTCTACGGCCTGGTGGGTCTGAAGACACACTCCAAGACCGCGCTCGTCGTGCGCCAGGAAGACGATGGCGTCGTCCGCCGGTACTGCCACGTGGGCACGGGCAACTACAACTCCAAGACCGCCCGTCTGTACGAGGACATCGGGGTGCTGTCTGCCGATCCCGGTCTCGGCGCCGACCTCACCGATCTGTTCAACTTCCTCACCGGCTACAGCCGGCGGTCGACGTATCGGCGGCTCATCCTGGCGCCGGTAGCCATGCGATCGAGGATCATCGAGCTGATCGAGGCCGAGACGGCGGCGGGTCCCGAAGGGCGCATCGTGATCAAGGTGAACGGCCTCGACGACGTGGCGATCATCGACGCCCTGTACGCGGCGTCCGCTGCCGGAGTGCCCATCGATCTCGTCATCCGGGCCATTTGCTGCCTGCGCCCGGGCGTGCCCGGCCTGTCGGAGACCATCCGCGTCCGTTCGATCGTGGGCCGCTTCCTCGAGCACTCGCGGATCTTCAGCTTTGGCGGGGTGGGCGATCGTCCCGAGGTGATGCTCATCGGCTCGGCTGACCTCCGGCGCCGCAACCTCGACCGGCGCATCGAGGCGACGATTCCCGTCGTCGACCCCGAGGCTCGGAGCCGGCTCCGGGAGGTGCTGGAGCTGCTCCTGGCTGACGACACCCAGGCCTGGACCCTGGGTCCGGACGGGTGTTGGTCGAGGGTGCCGACCGAGGCGGGGATCAGCACCCAGCGGCGCCTCATGGAGGCCGCCCGCGAGCGGGCGCAACGGCGGAGAGAACCAGACAACCTGGCGTCACGGCGCCGGACATAG
- a CDS encoding CYTH and CHAD domain-containing protein: MGIEREIKLAAPPHFEMPDLADAIPDAVVTTIPPRRLRATYWDTPDLRLARSGVSLRYRVEQGEDSSGGRWTLKLPGDSRSSSGLTRRELDFEGAPGSVPSAAARLVRAYVRSSTLGRVARLDSRRARLEVADMSGRPLAEVDDDVVSVMDGRRVLARFREVEVELAPDAPDGVAEEVAKRLREAGADDPVPLPKVVRALGPQAQAPSDTHVDPPAKGARADQMVRAALASGVSRLVNHDPGVRLDEDPEEVHQARVATRRLRSDLRTFKSLVDPEWAEGLRRELGWLASPLGEVRDADVLLDRLRTETGRLPSEDRAQVGPLIDRVVASRQASLGALFDVLDSKRYVALLDALVDGIATPRLTAVAEQPAEEVASTLVGKAWHKLRRSISDLGPEPADTDLHRVRIKAKRCRYAAEAVIGIEGRPAKRFASAVAALQEVLGRLQDSVVAAAWLREAITTDTPVDQAVAIGELLGFATVTAEASRREWPDAWKGARRKSLRSWMT; encoded by the coding sequence GTGGGGATCGAGCGGGAGATCAAGCTGGCGGCCCCCCCGCATTTCGAGATGCCCGACCTCGCCGACGCCATCCCGGACGCAGTGGTGACCACCATTCCGCCGCGCCGGTTGCGCGCGACCTACTGGGACACGCCCGATCTGCGGCTGGCCCGGTCGGGTGTGAGCCTGCGGTACCGGGTCGAGCAGGGCGAGGACAGCAGCGGGGGGCGGTGGACGCTGAAGCTGCCCGGCGATTCCCGCTCCTCGAGCGGCCTCACTCGCCGCGAGCTCGACTTCGAGGGCGCCCCGGGGTCCGTGCCGTCGGCCGCGGCGAGGCTCGTGCGTGCCTACGTCCGCAGCTCGACACTCGGGCGCGTTGCCCGCCTCGACAGCCGGCGGGCGCGCCTTGAGGTGGCCGACATGTCGGGCCGTCCGCTGGCGGAGGTGGACGACGATGTCGTCTCGGTCATGGACGGCCGGCGGGTCCTGGCCCGATTTCGGGAGGTCGAGGTCGAGCTGGCACCCGACGCCCCTGACGGGGTCGCCGAGGAGGTGGCCAAGCGTCTCCGAGAAGCGGGGGCGGACGACCCGGTCCCGCTGCCCAAGGTCGTGCGCGCCCTGGGTCCCCAGGCGCAGGCGCCTTCCGATACCCACGTCGACCCGCCGGCAAAGGGTGCGCGAGCTGACCAGATGGTGCGTGCTGCGCTGGCCTCGGGTGTGTCCCGGCTGGTCAACCACGACCCGGGGGTGCGACTCGACGAGGACCCGGAGGAAGTTCATCAGGCCCGGGTGGCGACGCGGCGGCTCCGTTCCGATCTGCGGACATTCAAGAGCCTCGTCGACCCGGAGTGGGCAGAAGGTCTGCGGCGGGAGCTCGGGTGGCTGGCGTCGCCACTGGGAGAGGTTCGTGACGCCGACGTGCTCCTCGATCGGCTCCGGACAGAGACCGGTCGCTTGCCGTCCGAGGACCGTGCCCAGGTCGGCCCCTTGATCGACCGAGTGGTCGCGTCCCGACAGGCATCCCTGGGGGCCCTGTTCGATGTGCTCGACAGCAAGCGCTACGTCGCTCTCCTCGATGCTCTCGTCGACGGCATCGCCACGCCCCGCCTCACCGCGGTCGCCGAGCAGCCGGCCGAGGAGGTGGCGTCGACCCTCGTCGGCAAGGCGTGGCACAAGCTCCGCCGATCGATCTCGGATCTCGGGCCCGAGCCCGCCGACACCGACCTCCACCGGGTTCGCATCAAGGCCAAGCGCTGCCGGTACGCCGCCGAGGCGGTGATCGGGATCGAGGGGCGCCCGGCCAAGCGGTTCGCCTCTGCCGTCGCCGCCCTGCAGGAGGTGCTCGGTCGGCTCCAGGACTCGGTGGTGGCGGCGGCCTGGTTGCGCGAAGCCATCACCACGGACACGCCTGTCGACCAGGCCGTCGCCATCGGCGAGCTGCTCGGCTTCGCCACGGTGACAGCAGAGGCGTCGCGCCGCGAGTGGCCCGACGCGTGGAAGGGAGCCCGGCGCAAGTCGCTGCGATCGTGGATGACCTGA
- a CDS encoding NUDIX hydrolase, with translation MDDLSGQAGPPDETAGPGGRPEHAAGPGGRQDETATEPVVAAAGGVVWRRGEGNVVEVVLVHRPRYDDWSLPKGKLEAGEDHVSAALREVEEETGLRCVLDEPLPESRYRDRRGRLKVVRYWLMHPVAGATEPSAYATGEVDQAVWRAVDDAVALATYERDRDLIQTAAALVRART, from the coding sequence GTGGATGACCTGAGCGGCCAGGCCGGCCCGCCCGACGAGACAGCCGGCCCGGGAGGCCGGCCCGAACACGCAGCCGGCCCGGGAGGCCGGCAGGACGAGACGGCGACGGAGCCGGTCGTGGCCGCCGCCGGGGGGGTCGTGTGGCGGCGGGGCGAGGGCAACGTGGTCGAGGTCGTGCTCGTGCACCGACCGCGGTATGACGACTGGTCGCTGCCCAAAGGCAAGCTCGAGGCCGGCGAGGACCACGTCAGCGCCGCCCTTCGCGAGGTCGAAGAGGAGACGGGGCTCCGGTGCGTGCTTGACGAACCCCTCCCCGAGAGCCGGTATCGCGACCGGCGGGGCCGCCTGAAGGTCGTGCGCTACTGGCTCATGCATCCGGTCGCCGGGGCCACCGAGCCATCGGCCTACGCCACTGGCGAGGTGGACCAGGCGGTGTGGCGTGCGGTGGACGACGCCGTGGCCCTGGCGACCTACGAGCGGGACCGGGACCTGATCCAGACTGCCGCCGCGCTCGTTCGGGCCCGGACGTAG
- a CDS encoding YbhN family protein codes for MTSTDDRSRWWHHARRRAGSNRAGSKSLLSRSVRHALTILALGLVVEYLVLPQLAGAGRSLHLISQVNVGYAAAGVVLEAAALLAYSQLTRAVLPHGAPSRFTILRINMSTLAVSHVLPAGTAGGTPVGLRLLTESGVSGADATFAVATQGIGSAVVLNVLLWMALVISIPLRGFNPLYGIAALVGVLLMAAVAALVLLFTRGEDRAAHIIRRITSRLPFLDNDAVTAGVRRLATRLRELSRDRRLLGVAVCWAAAFWLLDASSLWVFVAAFGHFTTPYGLLVAYGLANVLAVLPITPGGLGIVEGVLVPTLVGFGSPRGVAILGVITYRLVNFWLPIPVGALAYLSLRVEPGASRRRRAQELEDLAEAAGREAEDRRAWAARHGLRSPHSPTGDEVGAGEASGTGDGSPAKGDAPPD; via the coding sequence ATGACGAGCACTGACGACCGGTCGCGCTGGTGGCACCACGCCCGGCGCCGGGCCGGCAGCAACCGGGCGGGTAGCAAGAGCCTCCTCTCCCGCTCGGTGCGGCACGCCCTCACCATCCTGGCTCTGGGCCTGGTCGTCGAGTACCTGGTGCTGCCACAGCTGGCCGGAGCCGGACGCTCCCTCCACCTCATCAGCCAGGTCAACGTGGGTTACGCCGCCGCCGGCGTCGTCCTGGAGGCCGCCGCCCTGCTGGCCTACTCCCAGCTGACCCGCGCCGTTCTCCCCCACGGAGCCCCGTCGCGCTTCACGATCCTCCGCATCAACATGTCCACCCTGGCCGTGAGCCACGTCCTCCCGGCAGGCACGGCCGGGGGAACACCGGTCGGCCTGCGCCTCCTGACCGAATCCGGTGTCAGCGGCGCCGACGCCACCTTCGCCGTGGCAACCCAGGGCATCGGCTCGGCCGTGGTGCTCAACGTGCTGCTCTGGATGGCCTTGGTCATCTCCATCCCGTTGCGCGGCTTCAACCCGCTGTACGGGATCGCCGCGCTTGTCGGTGTTCTCCTCATGGCCGCCGTCGCCGCCCTGGTGCTCCTCTTCACGCGGGGAGAGGACCGGGCTGCGCACATCATCCGCCGGATCACGTCGAGACTGCCGTTCCTGGACAACGACGCCGTCACGGCGGGGGTCCGCCGCCTGGCCACCAGGTTGCGCGAGCTGTCACGGGACCGACGCCTGCTCGGGGTGGCCGTGTGCTGGGCCGCAGCCTTCTGGCTCCTGGACGCCTCCTCGCTGTGGGTGTTCGTCGCCGCCTTCGGTCACTTCACGACCCCGTACGGCCTGCTCGTGGCCTACGGTCTGGCCAACGTCCTGGCCGTTCTCCCCATCACGCCGGGAGGGTTGGGAATCGTCGAGGGCGTCCTCGTGCCCACCCTGGTCGGGTTCGGGTCACCCCGGGGGGTCGCCATCCTCGGTGTGATCACCTACCGGCTGGTCAACTTCTGGCTTCCGATCCCTGTGGGAGCGCTCGCCTATCTGTCGTTGCGCGTCGAGCCCGGTGCGTCGCGCCGGCGCCGGGCCCAGGAGCTCGAGGACCTGGCCGAGGCCGCCGGGCGCGAGGCCGAGGATCGTCGCGCCTGGGCGGCCCGTCACGGCCTGCGCTCGCCGCACAGCCCGACCGGTGACGAGGTCGGCGCCGGCGAGGCGAGCGGGACGGGCGACGGGTCGCCGGCCAAGGGGGACGCGCCGCCCGACTGA